CGACATCATGAAGCAGGACTTGCCGAGCGTTCTCTCGTGTACGGGCGTTCTTGCCCCCAAAGAACGCTGAGACAAGAACATCGCCGAGGTTACGTGCAATCTTCAATTTCTCTTCTACTTTGCCAAGCTGCTGCGAGAGCTGGGCATAGGGAGTACCATCCTGCGCATCGAGAATCCTGCGGCGGCCTTCGGCGACAGATGCGATGTCCCGTCGTACGCGCTCCAGGATGAACGTCTCTTTGGCTGGCGGATCCCAGTGAAACGCGGCGGCCTGTTTCGCGGAGTAACCCACCAATGAGTCTCCGTGGCGGAGGCTATGATCGAGGAACGTGAACTCATGGTCGCGGGCCAAAGTCGCAAGCCACAGGGAGAGCTTGGCGAGATCGACGGCCATCTCATTCTTGTCTACTCCATACAAGCATTGCTGCGCGACCAGCCTGCGTGCGTGGAGCAGCTCATCTTCATCCGGCGGCAGAATCGGGATGTCGTTGTGCCGATGCCACGCTTGGACCAGGACATCCCCGAGCTGGCGACAGGCCTCCACAAGGAAAGCTCCCGATCCCATGGCAGGATCGCAAACCTTGAGCGCTAGAATCTGCTCTGGCGTTGGATTCTCCCCAAGGTTCCTGAGCACGGGTACGAGTGCGCCCTCGACGATCGGCTGGGTAAGCGACCGGGGAGTGTAGTGGGAACCGCTCCTCCGACGCTCGGCGGAAGGCTGAAAGATCATCGCCCCTTCCGGAACGATGGTCGGTGTGACGTTCTTGGCTATCCGGCGATCCAGAGCTGCGATGAGGTCGTCGACAGATCCAGCCTCTTTGATCGCTCGTTCTGCTTGCCCCGTGACCTTCTGGTCGGCTTCCTTGTTGAGCCATTCGTTCCGCTTCCCATTTGCAACAGCCAGAAGCTCGGTCAGGTTTATGGTGATCGGTGCGCCGTGGCGCTTCTTCGGCTTCAGAGCGATGGATGGCCCCTGCGCCAGATGCAATTCGAAGCCCATCATGGCTTCGTAGACGCTGCCAATCTGTTCAACGTCGAGATTTCGGTAGCTGAGGCGTTCGCCATCCAGGATGAGGAGTTGTGTCAAAACGCGATACAGCACTCCATCCGGCACGCGCGGAATCTCAATCTCTTGCGACTGTGCATTGGGACGCCCTTCGAGAAACGAATAGCGATCGGGATCGAAGAGATAACCCTTGCGCCCGGGGATACGAAGTTTGCCATGCCGAGCGCCCTTATAGATGAGCCGGAATAGCACGACCAGTTGTGCCCAAGCTCCATAGCGCTGATCCATCGTGTCCGGATTGTGCGCCTGGTCTGCTCGAAGGCGCTCAAACAGTCCGCCAACAGAGTAGCTGTTCACAAACGTCTCGTCAGAGGAGAGCAGGTCTCGGTCCTCGGCATACAGGATGAAGACGAGACGAAGCAGGACTGTAAGCAAACCGGCGTAGACCTGGTTCGGATCGTCACGCAGGACCTCGGTGAGAACGCCAGTCTGATCGTGTGCAGACTGGAAGCCGCGCAGCAGATCGAAGAGTGCCTCCATGACCTGCCCGGAGAGCTTGTTGGAGACGACGTTCTGGTGCTTTCGACTGGCGACGAGCAATGCTGGCAGGCGCTGATCCTGAGCGAGGGCGAATAACCGCTCGGCCGACAAGAGCATGTGCAGGGCGGCAAGAATCGGACGGCCCGCAACCTGAGCCATCTCCGAGATCTTGAACGTAATGTGACCGCTGGATTCGCCCTTCGGAGCGTAGACAAGACGGATCGCGTCGGGACTCACCAGAAGACCGGACGGAACGCCCGTCTCGCGCAATAGCCTTTCAAAGCGTGCTTGCGGCGAGGCGTGCCAGTGTCGTGGTTCCGGAGGTGGTACGACATCGAAATCCGCGCTCGTCTTGCGGACGAGCAACAGCGGGCTGCCCGCATCCTTCACCACGTAATCGGGGTGCAGCACCTCATCGTAGCCGGGTACGGCAATCGTCAAAGACTCATCCGGTCCCTCCAAGTCTTGCGGACGCCACCCCAAAACGTCGGTCGCGAATCGTTGAAAATCCGTGAGCTTGGGAATTGGGCTTCCGTCCGATTCCTGGGGGAGGATTGACAGGAACTCCTTGTGAAGCGGCACAAAGTGTCGGTTGATCGCGGCTCCTGCCTCAAGGAGCGCCGGAATGGACACGACCACACCGACAGGCTGCACATATCCGAGCCACTCTTGATGGGAGACTGCTGTTGGATCGTAAGCCATCTTTAGCGTCCCCCTTCTGAGGCTGGCCAAAGATAGACGATTCCAACGGGCTCGATGCGCTGTGCTCGGATCGTATAGATGTCTTTTATTCTGGCCGGCTCCGTTTCGAGCTCGGACTCCAGCTTTACGAGTCGATTTTCCCAATGACGACGATCCGCGTTGAGCTGGCGCAATTCTTCATCATTGAATTTGAAGACCCGCTGGCTGCTTTCCACCTGCTTCTCCAGGATGTGCTTCCTCTGGGACTCAAGTAGGGTGCGCATCTGCCGCGACTCGTCTTCTCCGCGTTTGGCTAACTTCTGCGTAGCTTCCTTCGCATATTCCAAACCACGATCTTGGAGATGGGGAAGAAGCTCTTCAATGTCTC
The genomic region above belongs to Acidobacteriaceae bacterium and contains:
- a CDS encoding DNA methyltransferase gives rise to the protein MTIAVPGYDEVLHPDYVVKDAGSPLLLVRKTSADFDVVPPPEPRHWHASPQARFERLLRETGVPSGLLVSPDAIRLVYAPKGESSGHITFKISEMAQVAGRPILAALHMLLSAERLFALAQDQRLPALLVASRKHQNVVSNKLSGQVMEALFDLLRGFQSAHDQTGVLTEVLRDDPNQVYAGLLTVLLRLVFILYAEDRDLLSSDETFVNSYSVGGLFERLRADQAHNPDTMDQRYGAWAQLVVLFRLIYKGARHGKLRIPGRKGYLFDPDRYSFLEGRPNAQSQEIEIPRVPDGVLYRVLTQLLILDGERLSYRNLDVEQIGSVYEAMMGFELHLAQGPSIALKPKKRHGAPITINLTELLAVANGKRNEWLNKEADQKVTGQAERAIKEAGSVDDLIAALDRRIAKNVTPTIVPEGAMIFQPSAERRRSGSHYTPRSLTQPIVEGALVPVLRNLGENPTPEQILALKVCDPAMGSGAFLVEACRQLGDVLVQAWHRHNDIPILPPDEDELLHARRLVAQQCLYGVDKNEMAVDLAKLSLWLATLARDHEFTFLDHSLRHGDSLVGYSAKQAAAFHWDPPAKETFILERVRRDIASVAEGRRRILDAQDGTPYAQLSQQLGKVEEKLKIARNLGDVLVSAFFGGKNARTRENARQVLLHDVDLAFGNKPAAEAGVRLDKIGADLRICSKPIIPFHWELEFPEVFALDRNLRRERGFDTIVGNPPFAGKNTLIEASPEDYIDWLKQLHPESHGNADLVAHFFRRAFNLLRVGGTFGLIATNTIAQGDTRSTGLRWICMNGGTIYRARKRYPWPGEAAVVVSVVHVAHRPLSGPYHLNGRSVERITAFLFHAGGNEDPHKLEENEDKSFQGAIVLGTGFTFDDTDTNGVASTFSEMHRLFEKEPRNRERIFPYLGGEDVNTSPTHAYHRYVINFEDFPLRRNESGHSWFDLTEETQRKQMRDGVVARDYPGPVAADWPDLLAIVEERVKPERDLQKREALRIRWWHYAEKRPGLNRAKVGLDRILVRSLTSTNFPTFTFLPSGMVYDQTLIVFISDRSALLASLASRIHEVWALFFGASMKDDPRYNVADCFETFPFPRNYEVNQVLEEAGRSYYEFRANLMAHRNEGLTKIYNRFHRPDENSPDIAELRRLHDQLDRAVLSAYGWHDLQPVPAFFLEFNEEDEEDEGRFGRVVQKKYRYRWAEEIHDEVLARLLALNLERASQQARPRDTIQASPPKAKVSRKPKESTESLLF